GCCGCGCTGGCCAGGATTGAGATCGCCGGGGACCGCTATCCGGCGGACTCGGACTTCGCCAAGCGTACTGGCAACTAAATACGTAAGAGAGGAGACACCACCATGAACAGCAACATCGCAGGAAAGGTTGTGGTCATCACCGGCGCGAGCAGCGGGCTTGGCGAAGCCACGGCGCGCTCCCTCTCCGTCCAGGGGGCGACCGTCGTGCTGGGCGCGCGGCGTGTGGATCGCCTGCAGGCCCTTGTGGATGCGTTGACCGCCAGCGGAGGCAAGGCCCTGGCCCTGGCCACGGACGTCACCGACGCCGCACAGGTGAAGGCGCTGGTGGACGAGGCCGTACGCATCTTCGGCCGCGTCGACGTCATGCTCAACAACGCCGGGCTCATGCCGCACTCGCCACTGGAACGCCTCAAACTCGACGACTGGGACCGCATGATCGACGTGAACCTCAAGGGTGTGCTTTACGGCATCGCTGCCGCGCTGCCGCACATGCAGCGCCAGAAGTCTGGGCACATCATCAACGTCTCTTCCGTGGCCGGGCACAAGGTCCACCCTGGCTCTGCGGTATATTCGGCCACCAAGACCGCCGTGCGGGTCATCTCCGAGGGGCTACGCATGGAGGTGAAGCCGTATGGCATCCGCACCACGGTGCTTTCGCCGGGCGCGGTTTCCTCTGAGTTGATGCATAGCGTGACTGAGCCGGACGTAGCCGAGGGCATCCGCCAGTTCTATGCCGAGTATGCCATTCCGGCCGAGACCTTCGCGCGCATGGTCGTGTTCGCCATGAGCCAGCCGGATGACGTGGACATCAACGAGATACTCTTCCGGCCCACGGATCAGGAACTGTAGACGTGACCCGGACCGGGGCCATGGTCGACGACACCCGGCAATGGAGCCGCCCGCCTGCCGGATGTTGTCGGAAGGTTCACCCGGAGGCGGGTGGGAGCGCCCATGGAGTTCGGGATGGCCGACAGCGTCGACAACGTCGACGGCGCATAGTGACTTCAAACCAACGGACAGAAGCAAGCACGTTATGGATACTCTCAAGCCCTCGGAAAATGACGCACAAATCGTCGCTGGCGCGCTGTTTCTGACCATTCTTGGTGCGTTGATGGCATTCACATCGCTATCGACCGACATTTACCTTCCGGCAATGCCGACAATGGCCAAGGAACTCCACGGCGACACAGAATTCACTATCACCGGTTTTCTGGTGGGGTTCACCTTCGCCCAACTTCTCTGGGGGCCGATCAGTGACAGCAAGGGCCGTAAGGCTCCGCTTTTCATCGGCATGTTGATTTTTGCGATAGGAAGCGCAGGTTGCGCCATGTCGCAAACGATCACGCAGATCGTCTTCTGGCGCATCGTGCAGGCTTTTGGCGCATGCACCGGCCCCATGCTGGCTCGGGCGATGATTCGGGATTTGTACTCCCGTACCCAGGCGGCGCAAATGCTGTCGACCCTGATGATCATCATGGCCATAGCGCCGATCATCGGTCCGCTCATGGGGGGGCAAATCATTCGGGTCAGCAGTTGGCACAGCATATTCTGGCTGCTGACGGTGATCGGGTTGCTGATGTTCGTCTCGCTGTTCTGGTTGCCGGAGACTCTGCCCGCCGAAAAGAGAACGCCCGCTTCGATAGGGAGCGCCTTCACGAATTATTATTTCCTGTTGCGGCATAAGGTGTTCATGCGGTTCACCCTTTGCGTGACATTCTATTACGTTGCCGCGTATGCATTCATCGCCGGATCGCCGCGAGTGTACATCACCCATTTCGGGGTAGACCCGCAGCACTACGGATGGCTGTTCGCGGTCAACATCATCGGAGTCATGATCATCAGCTTCTTCAACAGGCATCTTGTCTACAGGTTTTCCCTGCGCATGTTGTTGCAGATTGCGACAACAGTATCATTGTTAGCCATGATTGCCATGGCTGTATTTGTCAGGGAAGAACTTTTCGGCATGTATATAATCGTCGGGATGGTCTTCATATTCTTCTCGATGAACGGAATCGTCGCCGCTGTGTCAACGGCGGCAGCCCTGGACGAGGTTCCCCATATCGCAGGTTCGGCTTCCGCGTTGATCGGCGCGCTGCAATACGGGAGCGGCATCGTCTCGTCCGTGCTGCTTGCCCTGTTCAGCAACGGGACGCCGTGGACTATGACCTGGATAATGCTGTTGTTCACGGCGGCTGCGTTTCTTGCAGTGCAGGGAAAGGCAAGCAAATACGCCAGCCGGTTCTTCGGTAGACATGCCGGTAGCTGATGCGCGGCAAGCGTTGGGGGAAGGGCAAGACAGCGAAGCCCCTCTGTTCTCCTTCACGATCGGTACGGTGACCGGTGACGAACCAGGCTTTGTCCCGCAGTGCATCGCCTGCGGGGGGGGGGGCTTGAAAAATGCCCGCGGCAGATTCCCATTCCCGGCGTTCAGGAAAGGGAGGCGCCGAGTTGGAAGGCGGGGGGGCGATGAGCGGCAGGAGGTGGTCTGGCAGTGCTTCCGCAAGAGTCTGGATTAGGCAATTCTGGTGGGGCGGCGTGATAACCACGCTGCCCCGTTTCGTTTCCTGGGGTGGTCGTGCCACACACACTCGCATGATTGGCAGCAGGTTGGCTTTTGCTCTGTGCCTTTTCGTTTTCTCGTGCGGCTCTGGAGTGGGGGGCACGCGCGCCCCGATCACTCTCGGAGAATTGCAGAAAAACAGGACCCGCCCCCCTGCGGCCTCTGGTTTCGCAGGTTCCCCTTGGTCGCTGTCAGGAGGCATCGTCGCAGGTAGAATCAGGCAAGAATCGGGCAGGATCGTGTCTACCTTTCCTTTTGCTCCGTGGATAGTTTTTATCAACGCAACGTCAAAAGCGAGAGGAATAGAAAATGAGCAACGACACACAAAAGGTCTGGTTCATCACCGCAGCCAACAAGGGGCTTGGCGCAGCCACCGCCCGTGAAGCCCTTGCCTTGGGCAACAAGGTTGTTGCGGCCGCGCGCAATCCCGAATCCGTCATCCAGGCCCTCGGCGAGTCTCCCGACCTGCTTCCCGTGAAGCTCGACGTCACGGATGACGCGCAGGTTCGCGCCGCGGTGGCGGCCGCAATGGAGCGCTTCGGGCGCATCGACGTTCTGGCCCATGTCGCGGGGTACGGACTCATCGGATACTTCGAGGAAATGTCCGAGACGCTCATCCGCAAGCAGATGGAGACCAACCTCTTCGGCGCCATGAAGCTGACCCGCGAGGTCCTGCCGATCATGCGAAGCCAGCGGTCGGGGTTGATCATCGGAGTCAGCTCCACCTCAGGCGTTCGCGCCGTGGGGGGCGGCTCCGTCTACAGCGCCTCCAAGTTCGCCCTCGAAGGCTGGCTGGAGGGAATGCACGTTGATCTCGCGCCATACGGCATCCGCTGCATGATCATCGAGCCGGGAGCCTTCCGCACCGACTTCTTCAACACGGCGACCTCATTCGCCTTCTCCGATCTGGAGATCGACGACTACCGGGAGCAGCGCGCCGCCTTGTACAATCTCATGGTCTCCCAGCACGGCAAGCAGCCCGGCGACCCGGCCAGGTTCGCCAAGGCCGTGATGCAGGCCGTGACCTCCCCGAATCCTCCCTTGCGGCTGCTGGCGGGCAAGGCCGCAGTGAGCACCATCGACAAGCATCTCGCGGAACGCCGCGCGGAATACGCGGCGTGGAGCGCGGTTTCGGCGGCGTGCGACTTCGAATAGCAGCACGCATGGGAAAAAGCCGCCAGGCCACTGCGCGGCAACAGGGATGAACACACGATGACGTGGAACAGTATGAAACTGACGCGGCGAAGGATGCTGACGCTGGTGGGCCTGTCATGCGCGGCGGCGGGGTCCTGCGCGCTCCAGCCCAAGATCGGCCCGCTTCCTGATGGGCAACGGCTGGAACGCATCAGGACTTCGCCGAACCATGCAGGCGGCGAGTTTCACAACCAACTGCCCACAGAACTCTTCACCGGCGAAGGGGGAAAGGTGTCCTCCATGTGGGACTTCCTGTTCGTGCCCAAGGACCGGCTGAAGCCGGACCATCCCCTGCCCATGGTCGGCACGGATTTAAGGGCATTGGCGGGGCGTGACGAGGCCGCGGTCTGGTTGGGGCACTCGTCGCTTTTCCTGCGCACCGGCGACCACACCGTTCTGATCGACCCCGTGTTCGGCTCCTATGCGGCTCCGTTCTTTTTCATGAACAGGGCCTTTGGCGGAGATTACCCCTACGCAGCCCACGCGATGCCGGAGATCGACTGCCTTATCATTTCCCACGACCATTGGGACCATCTGGACCATGCGACGCTGACCGCCCTGCGCCCCAAGGTGAAGGCCGTCGTCTGCCCGCTGGGCGTCGGTGCCATCCTGGAGGAATGGGGATTCGATCCGGCCATCATCCACGAGGCCGACTGGTACGAAAGTGTACAGGCCGGGCGGAACCTGCTCGTCCACGTTTTGCCGGCGCGGCACTTTTCGGGCCGCTGGATCAGCCGCAACAAGACACTCTGGGCAGGCTTCATGATCGAAACGGCCGGGCGCAGGGTGTTCTACAGTGGCGATAGTGGGTACGGCCCTCATTTTGCGCAGATTGGCGAGAGATTCGGCACGGTGGACCTGGCCATCATGGAAAATGGGCAATACGACCCGAACTGGAAAAACATCCACATGATGCCGGAAGAAGCGGTTCAGGGGGCGATGGACCTTCGCGCGCGGGCTCTGCTGCCGGTCCACTCCGGGCGGTTCTGCATATCCAACCATGCCTGGGATGCCCCCTATGAAAGGATTGCCGCTGCAAGCGCGGAGAAGCCTTTCAGGCTGCTGACCCCGCGCATCGGTGAAGTGGTCGACATGGACAACGAGTCGCAACTGTTCGACGCTTGGTGGAAAACCACGAAGCAGGCCGATGGCCGCATGTCAGGATAGGAATCGGACCGAGTTGGCGGCATGCACGTTCGGAACGGCGGCCATCACCGCCATCGTCGGCGCGGGGACCCTGGCGATGTTTGAGGTACTGCCGGGCATGGCCATGTTCCCGGACTGGATCGCCAAGGCCATCTTGTAGGTGGCCAGGTACTTCAACAACAGGTGGACACTCCACCATGTGGCGGAAAGCGGTGCGTGAACGCATCGTGAAGCCCACAGGAGATGGCGGCATGCCCGGCATGCGGTTGAACGCGGCGCCGTATTCCCTCGCGCAGGCTTGTGCTAGAATTCAGCCAGAACAAGGAGGAACCCCCATGGCAGAGCATGAACTCACCAGCGAATCCGTTCCGGCAGCTTCCGAGGACATGACCGCCTTGCGCCAGTCGCTGGCGGAGACCATCGGGCGGCTCACCGCAAAGGCGCATCGCGTCATCACCCCCATCCCGGCCCTTTCACTGGGGCGCTGGGAGGCCCCTACCGAACAGACCAGCTACATGCACGAACCCAGTCTGTGCCTAGTGGCCCAAGGGGCCAAGCGTGTCCTGCTGGGGGAGGAATTGTACACCTATGACGCGGACCACTATCTGATCGCTTCGGTGGATCTGCCCATAGTTGCCCAGGTTATCGAGGCAAGCCCGGAAAAACCCTATCTTGGACTGATGCTGAAGCTTGACCCCCGGATGATTTCGCAGCTTCTGGTGGACAGCAAGCTGCC
This DNA window, taken from Nitratidesulfovibrio sp., encodes the following:
- a CDS encoding multidrug effflux MFS transporter — translated: MDTLKPSENDAQIVAGALFLTILGALMAFTSLSTDIYLPAMPTMAKELHGDTEFTITGFLVGFTFAQLLWGPISDSKGRKAPLFIGMLIFAIGSAGCAMSQTITQIVFWRIVQAFGACTGPMLARAMIRDLYSRTQAAQMLSTLMIIMAIAPIIGPLMGGQIIRVSSWHSIFWLLTVIGLLMFVSLFWLPETLPAEKRTPASIGSAFTNYYFLLRHKVFMRFTLCVTFYYVAAYAFIAGSPRVYITHFGVDPQHYGWLFAVNIIGVMIISFFNRHLVYRFSLRMLLQIATTVSLLAMIAMAVFVREELFGMYIIVGMVFIFFSMNGIVAAVSTAAALDEVPHIAGSASALIGALQYGSGIVSSVLLALFSNGTPWTMTWIMLLFTAAAFLAVQGKASKYASRFFGRHAGS
- a CDS encoding MBL fold metallo-hydrolase; this encodes MKLTRRRMLTLVGLSCAAAGSCALQPKIGPLPDGQRLERIRTSPNHAGGEFHNQLPTELFTGEGGKVSSMWDFLFVPKDRLKPDHPLPMVGTDLRALAGRDEAAVWLGHSSLFLRTGDHTVLIDPVFGSYAAPFFFMNRAFGGDYPYAAHAMPEIDCLIISHDHWDHLDHATLTALRPKVKAVVCPLGVGAILEEWGFDPAIIHEADWYESVQAGRNLLVHVLPARHFSGRWISRNKTLWAGFMIETAGRRVFYSGDSGYGPHFAQIGERFGTVDLAIMENGQYDPNWKNIHMMPEEAVQGAMDLRARALLPVHSGRFCISNHAWDAPYERIAAASAEKPFRLLTPRIGEVVDMDNESQLFDAWWKTTKQADGRMSG
- a CDS encoding SDR family oxidoreductase → MSNDTQKVWFITAANKGLGAATAREALALGNKVVAAARNPESVIQALGESPDLLPVKLDVTDDAQVRAAVAAAMERFGRIDVLAHVAGYGLIGYFEEMSETLIRKQMETNLFGAMKLTREVLPIMRSQRSGLIIGVSSTSGVRAVGGGSVYSASKFALEGWLEGMHVDLAPYGIRCMIIEPGAFRTDFFNTATSFAFSDLEIDDYREQRAALYNLMVSQHGKQPGDPARFAKAVMQAVTSPNPPLRLLAGKAAVSTIDKHLAERRAEYAAWSAVSAACDFE
- a CDS encoding SDR family oxidoreductase; amino-acid sequence: MNSNIAGKVVVITGASSGLGEATARSLSVQGATVVLGARRVDRLQALVDALTASGGKALALATDVTDAAQVKALVDEAVRIFGRVDVMLNNAGLMPHSPLERLKLDDWDRMIDVNLKGVLYGIAAALPHMQRQKSGHIINVSSVAGHKVHPGSAVYSATKTAVRVISEGLRMEVKPYGIRTTVLSPGAVSSELMHSVTEPDVAEGIRQFYAEYAIPAETFARMVVFAMSQPDDVDINEILFRPTDQEL